A region from the Prevotella melaninogenica genome encodes:
- a CDS encoding T9SS type A sorting domain-containing protein, giving the protein MKHKYLIVVFFFISTLSATAQTPGGVDKPMVWSHDSASFRVSAGAGLTYIGVSKVYGEKEQAIWSLGSGKAITRMQTTERAANLGNGTFMNYAKDSLPEMRLYSYTTSSNMGNGQTLHIGRNRNSKLPVKDLDGRTVEYTVFDRRLSDTERCRVESYLALKYDVSLRSSYLNSRSEVIWNGYTNKAYSHRIAGLISDKASALHKTRAKSCEEDGFLIISMSKPLEDGESLLWGDNNGKLSFRQSKAYGKWLGRRWMDTATRIDKPNVDVVADGKQLRQIQPLAEGESYYLAVDPTGTGSFPVKTLSYHKANMTVGDSIVFKNIPLGKRDVFTLRAAKDMFTTIEVVQPKEKSGSTGTLSVRVTGGIAPYKMTLQREHMSVFNRTTSDSIQSADGLIEGKYLLTTTDHVGNKAENEFQISKTGITEIPSMNPSDGSSDFFANVSVSPNPTVNGYVSVQVELSEVAPLDMALYTTGGALVSRQTNMPDTYFSTKVYLPQIGVYLLTLQSGSKEKTFKLVRK; this is encoded by the coding sequence ATGAAACATAAATACCTCATAGTAGTTTTCTTCTTTATATCCACTCTTTCTGCTACAGCTCAGACCCCAGGTGGTGTAGATAAGCCAATGGTCTGGTCACACGATTCTGCCTCTTTCCGTGTCTCTGCTGGTGCTGGACTTACCTATATCGGCGTAAGTAAGGTATACGGCGAAAAAGAACAGGCAATATGGTCTCTTGGAAGCGGAAAAGCTATTACTCGTATGCAGACAACTGAGCGTGCTGCAAACCTTGGCAATGGTACTTTTATGAATTATGCCAAGGACTCGCTGCCTGAAATGCGACTTTACAGCTATACGACCTCTTCCAATATGGGCAACGGTCAGACTTTGCATATCGGTCGGAATAGAAACAGCAAACTACCTGTAAAGGACCTTGATGGCAGAACTGTTGAGTATACCGTCTTCGATCGCCGCCTTTCTGATACAGAACGTTGCCGTGTGGAAAGCTATCTTGCTTTGAAATATGACGTGAGTCTTCGCAGTAGTTACCTTAATTCAAGAAGCGAGGTTATTTGGAATGGTTATACCAACAAAGCCTATAGTCACCGTATAGCTGGTCTCATCTCAGACAAGGCTTCTGCCTTACATAAGACAAGAGCCAAGAGCTGTGAGGAAGACGGTTTTCTTATAATTAGTATGAGCAAACCTCTTGAAGATGGTGAGAGTCTTCTTTGGGGTGACAACAATGGTAAACTTTCTTTCCGCCAGAGTAAGGCTTACGGCAAGTGGCTCGGTAGAAGATGGATGGATACAGCAACACGGATTGACAAGCCCAATGTTGATGTTGTAGCTGATGGCAAGCAGCTACGCCAGATACAGCCTCTTGCAGAAGGTGAGAGCTACTATCTTGCCGTTGACCCTACAGGAACAGGTAGCTTTCCTGTCAAAACTCTAAGCTATCATAAGGCAAACATGACAGTTGGTGATAGTATTGTCTTTAAGAATATACCGTTAGGCAAACGTGATGTGTTCACGCTACGAGCTGCCAAAGATATGTTTACAACAATAGAAGTAGTGCAGCCAAAGGAGAAGAGCGGCAGCACAGGAACACTTTCTGTCAGAGTAACAGGCGGTATCGCCCCTTACAAGATGACTCTACAGAGAGAACACATGTCTGTTTTCAATCGTACTACAAGCGACAGCATACAGTCTGCCGATGGACTCATAGAAGGGAAATACCTTCTTACGACGACAGACCATGTGGGCAACAAGGCTGAGAATGAGTTTCAGATTTCGAAGACAGGTATCACAGAGATTCCTTCCATGAATCCTTCTGACGGAAGTAGTGACTTCTTTGCAAATGTAAGTGTAAGTCCTAATCCAACGGTGAATGGATATGTCAGTGTGCAGGTGGAACTGAGCGAAGTAGCTCCATTGGACATGGCACTCTATACGACGGGTGGAGCTCTTGTCAGTCGTCAGACTAATATGCCTGATACATATTTTTCAACTAAAGTCTATCTGCCACAGATAGGTGTCTACTTATTGACACTGCAAAGTGGTAGCAAAGAAAAGACATTTAAACTGGTGAGGAAGTAA